The Planktothrix agardhii NIES-204 genomic interval GCCAGGTATTATTATTAGATGAACCCACAGCATTATTAGATCCCGATAGTCAAAATGATTTAGTGATTGAAGTGCAACGGTTAGTGAAAACCAGAGGCATTACAGCCCTATGGGTAACACACCGTTTAGAGGAATTAAACTATAGTGATGGGGCGTTTTTATTAGAAAATGGTCAGGTAGTAGGTCAAGGTGATCCTGAACCGTTGAAACGGCGATTAATGCAAAAAGAGTTAAAGGGTTAACCAGTCTAATCAATTTTAGTTAATTTAACCACAAAGACACAAAGAAGTTCTAAAAACGACGGATGATAGAAAAGATCGAGATCCCGATTAAGATGGAGACACCCCGATAAAATCGATCATTTGATGTAATGATCCCGGTTTAGTCACAATTAACACAGTAGACCCAGGTTCTAAAACCGTGCTCCCATTTGGAATCATCAAATCATCATGGGGGTGAGGTTGATAACCGACAATCAGAGAACTCTCAGGAAACCTTGCATCCTGAGCAATTTCCGCCACACTCCGACCCGCCACACGACAACGATCTGGAATTGGCAGTTTGAGAACCTCAATTTGTCCTTGCTCAAAGTGCATCATAGATTCTACTTGCGGATACTCAATGGCATTCACCATTGTAGATACCCCTAATTCCACGGTACTAACAATATGATTTGCCCCGGACAAACGCAAAGGTTCGGCAAAATCAGGGTGGCGCATCCGGCTTAAAATATGGGGAACTCCGTAATGTTTGGCGAGGGTGACCATGGCTAAATTCAGGGCATCACTTCTGAGCATCGCCGCCAAAGAAGTCGCTTTCCGAATTCCGGCTTCTAATAATACATCCGTACTTACCGCACTACCTTCAAAGGCCATGGCCCCAATTTTTTCCCTGGCATAGCTACAGGCGGTGGGGTCAGTATCAATAACTGCCACCGTATGCCCAAGTTCTAACAATTTTTGGGCTAAACTCAACCCAACTAATCCCCCGCCACCAATCAAAACATACATAGCAATACCTTAATTTTGGATTGATAATTAATCTTACCGTGTGGCAAGATTAACTGATAATATGAAGACTAATTATTCAGCAGTATCGAGAGTGGATGTTACCGAATTAGTCAGGATTTCAATTATTCTCCTACTGGTTTCGACGGGAGTGGCACTATTTTCCCGCAAAATTGGGATTCCCTACGTTACAGGTTTAGTGCTCGCAGGTTTGCCCTTCTCAGAATTTATGTCTCAATCGGTGGGTTTAGATCCGGTTTTAGTTTTGAATCTATTTTTACCTATTCTCATCTTTGAAGCCGGGATTAATACCGATGTTAGTCGTCTTAGGAGTACCTTTAAACCCATTGCCCTTTTAGCTGGCCCTGGGGCGATTTGTTCCGGTGGAATTATTGCAGTTTTATTAAAATTTGGCCTAGGACTCGATTGGATACCTGCCATCTTTATGGGGGTGATGTTAGCCAATACCGATACGGTTTCCATGATTGCGGTATTTAAGGAAATTCCAGTCCCTTCGAGACTTTCAACTATTGTGGAAG includes:
- a CDS encoding TrkA domain-containing protein: MYVLIGGGGLVGLSLAQKLLELGHTVAVIDTDPTACSYAREKIGAMAFEGSAVSTDVLLEAGIRKATSLAAMLRSDALNLAMVTLAKHYGVPHILSRMRHPDFAEPLRLSGANHIVSTVELGVSTMVNAIEYPQVESMMHFEQGQIEVLKLPIPDRCRVAGRSVAEIAQDARFPESSLIVGYQPHPHDDLMIPNGSTVLEPGSTVLIVTKPGSLHQMIDFIGVSPS